In one Watersipora subatra chromosome 6, tzWatSuba1.1, whole genome shotgun sequence genomic region, the following are encoded:
- the LOC137398219 gene encoding ankyrin repeat, PH and SEC7 domain containing protein secG-like, which produces MTDSQLAQVQQLLKDYVISGKGELRVNELQECFETVRVDQRYDLINRTRDSCGNTAVHISANRNDLELLSFILNSIGQEHSLKILMLKGYAKNTAMHWVALQGHNEATSIILQAVPLLKRFELLQEQNELGYTPIHWAAWNNHTNTILSMLLAVSQEQRVTLLEMRSTDGETAIHWLAWNGHTDTLKCLLATVIEEQILYLLGILDSENNTAYDSAVLAGNEQTAQFINSSASQAKKTNLSEGELSEVCAKDETTDLSKKLGDVEETLIDLSEELDTKSLLVAELTETVKNQEWQLVCQEETISQLLSELETRNSPKVEEQKELVKKMSEQEVKMEQLQTQAEMSSSQLREIDIQQRTSRCQMAGKPHHLAIGKFSQSTPCENVIAPDLWQIASRCAMRGKESGSVSLKQIPGRIQLPCG; this is translated from the exons ATGACAGACTCCCAGTTGGCACAAGTGCAACAACTATTAAAAGACTATGTAATATCGGGAAAGGGAGAGCTTCGTGTAAATGAGTTGCAAGAATGTTTTGAAACAGTACGAGTTGATCAGCGTTATGATCTGATAAACCGCACGCGTGACAGTTGTGGGAATACAGCTGTACACATTAGTGCAAACCGAAATGATCTCGAActtctttcatttattttaaactCCATCGGCCAAGAACACAGTCTAAAGATATTGATGCTCAAAGGCTATGCTAAGAACACTGCTATGCATTGGGTTGCACTGCAAGGGCACAACGAAGCAACGAGTATTATTTTACAAGCTGTTCCTTTGCTAAAAAGGTTTGAACTTCTACAAGAACAAAATGAGTTAGGTTATACACCAATACACTGGGCTGCATGGAACAACCACACAAACACTATATTGAGCATGCTTCTAGCTGTTTCACAAGAACAGAGGGTGACATTGTTAGAAATGAGATCTACGGACGGGGAAACGGCTATTCATTGGCTCGCTTGGAATGGTCACACGGACACACTAAAATGCCTGTTAGCGACAGTAATAGAAGAACAgatattgtatttactaggcaTACTTGATAGCGAGAATAATACAGCGTATGACTCAGCGGTTTTGGCAGGAAATGAACAGACAGCACAGTTTATCAACTCGTCAGCATCTCAGGCCAAGAAGACCAATCTTTCAG AAGGTGAACTCTCTGAAGTATGCGCAAAGGATGAGACTACAGATCTCAGTAAGAAGCTGGGAG ATGTTGAAGAAACACTGATAGATCTTTCGGAGGAGCTCGATACTAAAAGCCTTCTGGTCGCAGAACTGACAGAGACGGTAAAGAACCAGGAATGGCAGCTGGTATGTCAGGAGGAGACAATCAGTCAATTGTTATCTGAATTAGAAACACGGAACAGTCCAAAGGTGGAAGAGCAAAAAG AGTTGGTCAAGAAGATGAGTGAACAAGAAGTGAAGATGGAACAGCTCCAGACTCAAGCAGAAATGAGCAGTTCACAACTGCGTGAAATAGACATTCAACAGAGAACAAGCCGCTGTCAAATGGCAG GCAAGCCACATCATTTGGCAATAGGCAAATTCTCCCAATCTACTCCCTGTGAGAACGTGATTGCTCCCGATCTTTGGCAAATTGCCAGTCGTTGCGCAATGCGTGGTAAGGAG tccggttctgtgtccttaaaacagataccgggtcgtatacAATTGCCCTGCGGATAA
- the LOC137398218 gene encoding putative uncharacterized protein DDB_G0290521 yields the protein MGIAFGKSNVSLENPASQRKPNSMFSPTPTPTPTPTLTPTPTLTPTPTLTPTPTPTPTLTPTPTPTLTPTPTLTPTPTLTPTPTLTPTPTLIPTPTPTLTPTPTPTPTLTPTPTPTLTPTPTLTPTPTLTPTPTLTPTPTLTPTPTLTPTPTPTLTPTPTPTPTLTPTPTPTPTLTPTPTLTPTPTLTPTPTLTPTPTLTPTPTLLHSHLHLHSYTYTYTPTLTPTFLHSYTH from the exons ATGGGAATTGCATTCGGAAAATCCAACGTGTCGTTGGAAAACCCAGCGAGTCAGCGGAAACCCAAC TCGATGTTCTCACCTACACCTACACCTACACCTACACCTACACTTACACCTACACCTACACTCACACCTACACCTACACTTACACCTACACCTACACCTACACCTACACTCACACCTACACCTACACCTACACTCACACCTACACCTACACTCACACCTACACCTACACTCACACCTACACCTACACTCACACCTACACCTACACTCATACCTACACCTACACCTACACTTACACCTACACCTACACCTACACCTACACTCACACCTACACCTACACCTACACTCACACCTACACCTACACTCACACCTACACCTACACTCACACCTACACCTACACTCACACCTACTCCTACACTCACACCTACACCTACACTCACACCTACACCTACACCTACACTTACACCTACACCTACACCTACACCTACACTCACACCTACACCTACACCTACACCTACACTCACACCTACACCTACACTCACACCTACACCTACACTCACACCTACACCTACACTCACACCTACTCCTACACTCACACCTACACCTACACTCCTACACTCACACCTACACCTACACTCCTACACCTACACCTACACTCCTACACTCACACCTACATTCCTACACTCCTACACTCACTGA